GCGACCTGTTTTGCCGAGATGGGCAATCAGGTGGTCTGCGTCGAGCGAGATCCGCAGCGCGTCGCAATGCTTTCGCGAGGTGAGGTGCCGATCTATGAGCCTGGCCTGGAGGCGATGCTCAAGGCGCAGTTGGCCGGTGGGCAGCTCAGCTTCACTTCGCAGCTTAAGGCCGGCACCCGCCGCGCCGAGGTGATTTTCATTGCGGTGGGTACGCCCAGTGGCGAGGACGGTTCGGCCGATCTGAGCCATGTACTGGCGGTTGCCGACGAGCTGGGTGAACGGCTCGATCATGCGTGCCTGGTCGTGGACAAATCCACGGTGCCGGTGGGCACCGCTGAGCGTGTGGCGCAGCGCATCAACGCTGGTCTGGCGCGTCGGGAGCAACGGGCGCGGGTGACCGTGGCGAGCAATCCGGAGTTTCTCAAGGAAGGTTCGGCGGTCGAGGATTTCATGCGCCCCGATCGGGTGATCGTCGGCTGTGACGACGAGCGTGGGCGCGAGCTGCTGCGCCGGCTGTATGCGCCATTTCTGCGTAATCACGACCGCCTGTTGTGCATGGGCGTGCGCGCTGCGGAGTTCAGCAAGTACGCGGCCAATGCCTTTCTGGCAACCAAGATTTCCTTTATCAACGAGATGGCAGGTATCTGCGCGCGGTTGGGCGTGGATATCGAGGAGGTACGCCGCGGTATAGGTAGCGACCGGCGTATCGGCACGCACTTCATCTACGCCGGTTGCGGTTATGGCGGCTCGTGCTTTCCCAAGGATGTGAAGGCGCTGATCCGCACTGCGGAGCACGAGGGCATCGAGCCGGGCATCCTGCGTG
The genomic region above belongs to Pseudomonas sediminis and contains:
- a CDS encoding UDP-glucose dehydrogenase family protein — its product is MQICVIGAGYVGLVTATCFAEMGNQVVCVERDPQRVAMLSRGEVPIYEPGLEAMLKAQLAGGQLSFTSQLKAGTRRAEVIFIAVGTPSGEDGSADLSHVLAVADELGERLDHACLVVDKSTVPVGTAERVAQRINAGLARREQRARVTVASNPEFLKEGSAVEDFMRPDRVIVGCDDERGRELLRRLYAPFLRNHDRLLCMGVRAAEFSKYAANAFLATKISFINEMAGICARLGVDIEEVRRGIGSDRRIGTHFIYAGCGYGGSCFPKDVKALIRTAEHEGIEPGILRAVEARNALQKTLLFQALREHFNGHLQGRVVALWGLAFKPGTDDLREAPSLVLLDALLTAGAKVQACDPAATAAVAVRYAAAIEAGQLVLSESPYAVTQGADALVLVTEWKQFRQPDFPRIRGVMRMPVLFDGRNIYDADQLAELGFLYRGIGRPASGSCKASAA